A genomic window from Amblyraja radiata isolate CabotCenter1 chromosome 18, sAmbRad1.1.pri, whole genome shotgun sequence includes:
- the nckipsd gene encoding NCK-interacting protein with SH3 domain isoform X3 has protein sequence MYRALYTFHSAEPHSLHFTAGESFVILERSNQHWWLASKSSTGEVGYIPASYIHKDESNQQDLVLQSIDRAIEAIHNAAMKTGGKYNLEQREVLQKLIHHRKSTVARKGQQKVNPTPSSTENQVEMDHQPGRQAEVLPDLSPCLPDAMSPEGTAYQAPTQRRRVAPVAPPPPDKLSDLYSSSLDMKDTVEDSPQNASTVSSVSTASLDTLYTGSSNSPELQQATATSSPSATPPPLPTRSTFTAPRYPTSIPSHADISPRHSTATHSLSCQEEASTLIELNAEGVHCQTRNKETASVSPSEVEAGQIVVSVPKTIGAELIELVRKNTSLSYEMSRVAIGVMVGHIQSSVPEVMDVMEQILLSLVENKDLSSALPRGQVCQDEQRLEVIFADLARHKNDAQQRSWALHEDESIISCYLEELLGILTDADPEVCKRMVKKSHFEAILSLIAYYQMEHRVALRLFLLKCFGAMCNLDAAIISTLANSVLPMELARDMQSDTKEHQKLCYSALLLTMVFSMGEPLPYHHYEHLNSDFIQFLLDVIEDGLLSDSTEQLPDLFTNVLLSFNLHMLVPSNNIIMKTLVKRENVKVFTEKILLLLNRADDPVSIFKHQPQPPHSVLKFLQDVFADKDTARIFYRTDMMVMIDIIVRQASDLSPGEKIRMEYLSLMHAIIRTTDYTCHRHRFPDLQITFQRILAEEENDQACQMDKLIVTEIYKEFPDFVVEN, from the exons TCAAATCAGCAGGATCTTGTCCTCCAGTCGATTGACCGAGCAATCGAAGCAATTCATAACGCAGCAATGAAAACTGGTGGCAAATACAACCTGGAGCAACGTGAGGTTCTGCA GAAGTTAATCCATCATCGAAAGTCCACAGTTGCTCGAAAAGGCCAGCAGAAGGTGAACCCAACGCCTAGTTCCACAGAGAATCAGGTAGAAATGGATCATCAGCCAGGGAGACAGGCCGAAGTCCTCCCAGATCTTTCCCCTTGTCTGCCAGATGCAATGTCTCCTGAGGGCACTGCCTACCAG GCACCTACTCAGCGCCGACGTGTTGCCCCTGTGGCCCCGCCACCACCTGACAAACTTAGTGATCTGTACTCTTCCTCCTTAGATATGAAAG ATACTGTAGAAGActctccacagaatgcatcaacaGTTTCGTCTGTGAGTACAGCTTCTCTTGATACCCTGTATACTGGCTCCTCCAACTCGCCTGAACTACAGCAGGCCACAGCCACTTCTAGTCCTTCAgcaacccctcctcccctcccaactCGAAGTACTTTTACTGCCCCCAGGTATCCAACCAGCATACCTTCACACGCTGACATAAGCCCAAGACATTCGACTGCTACCCACAGCCTCAGCTGCCAGGAGGAAGCATCCACTCTTATCGAGTTGAATGCTGAAGGTGTGCACTGTCAAACCCGGAACAAAGAAACTGCATCAGTATCGCCGTCTGAAGTGGAGGCAGGCCAGATAGTCGTCTCAGTTCCCAAGACAATTGGAGCCGAGCTGATTGAACTGGTCCGGAAAAATACTAGCCTCAGCTATGAGATGTCGAGGGTGGCAATTGGTGTGATGGTCGGACATATTCAGAGCTCTGTCCCGGAGGTGATGGACGTCATGGAGCAGATCCTGCTGTCACTGGTGGAGAACAAG GACCTCAGTTCAGCATTACCCAGGGGACAAGTCTGTCAGGATGAGCAGCGGCTTGAAGTAATCTTCGCTGATCTGGCAAGACACAAAAATGATGCACAACAGAGGAGCTGGGCTTTGCATGAGGATGAGAGCATTATCTCGTGCTACCTGGAGGAACTGCTGGGCATTCTG ACGGATGCAGATCCAGAAGTCTGTAAAAGGATGGTTAAGAAGAGTCACTTTGAAGCAATTCTCTCGCTTATTGCTTATTACCAAATG GAACACAGGGTTGCACTGCGTTTGTTCTTACTGAAGTGCTTTGGAGCAATGTGTAACTTGGATGCAGCCATCATCTCCACATTGGCAAACTCTGTGCTGCCCATGGAACTTGCAAGAGACATGCAGTCTGACACCAAAG AACATCAGAAGTTGTGTTACTCTGCATTGCTGCTCACCATGGTGTTTTCCATGGGGGAACCATTGCCGTATCATCATTATG AACACTTAAACTCGGATTTCATCCAATTTCTCCTGGATGTGATTGAGGATGGACTACTCTCTGATTCCACTGAACAACTTCCAGACTTGTTTACGAACGTCCTGCTTTCTTTCAATCTCCATATGCTCG TGCCATCTAACAACATCATCATGAAGACATTGGTTAAGCGAGAAAATGTGAAGGTGTTCACTGAGAAAATACTGCTGCTGTTAAATCGAGCAG ATGATCCTGTCAGTATCTTCAAGCACCAGCCGCAGCCACCCCACTCGGTGCTCAAGTTCCTGCAGGATGTATTTGCTGACAAAGACACTGCAAGAATCTTCTACCGGACCGACATGATGGTTATGATCGACATAATCGTGCGGCAGGCATCGGACCTCTCTCCGGGAGAAAAG ATCAGGATGGAGTACCTGTCGTTGATGCACGCCATAATCCGCACAACTGACTACACCTGCCACCGACACCGCTTCCCTGACCTGCAGATCACTTTCCAGCGAATCCTGGCTGAGGAAGAAAATGACCAGGCATGCCAGATGGACAAACTGATCGTCACTGAGATTTACAAAGAATTTCCAGACTTTGTTGTTGAGAATTAA